A region of the Bacillus sp. NP247 genome:
TTTTCCCCGCTTAGGTTTTTATGGGCGGGTGGAGAAGCTGTAATCGTTTTTTATGTACTAAGTGGTTTTGTTTTATCTATGGCACTTTATCATTCAAAAACAAATTATTGGGGATATTTAATTAAGCGATTTGTAAGAATCTATATCCCTTATTATTTTTGGATAATCATTACCTTTGCTTTATTTATTTTGTTTTCACCGTATGAAGTGGCAGGACTACGGGATTGGTTCTATGATAGGTGGCAAGGGTCTATAACAAAATTAGATATTATAAACCACTTTGTGCTTCTTAATAACTTTTTTACGGAAAATTATAATCCAGTTATTTGGTCATTGGCTCAAGAAATGCGTATATCTATTGTGTTTCCTTTGTTATTCCTTCTTTTTTATAAACTGAGTTGGAAGAAAACGATACTAATTGCTTTGAGCTTTTCTTTAATTAGTGTTTTTCTTAATATGTTGCATATTGGGAAAGCTGAGGGATTTTATAATGGTTATGCTGATACACTGCATTTTACATCCATGTTTATGGTTGGAATGTTACTTTTTAAGCATCAGGAAAAACTTATCTACTCATATAGGAATATGAAAAAATTTAATAAAGGATTTCTTATTGCACTAGGGATTATTTTATATTTATATTCCATTTTAATTTATGGTATTTCCCGTAATGATACTACTTTCTTATTAAAAGATTGGGGTGTCGTAATGGGTGTTAGTATATTTATTATAATGGCGATGAGTAACCTTAAAGTAAAAGTATTTTTAAATAAGAGTGTGTTTGTATACTTAGGAGAAATTTCATACAGTATCTATTTGTGCCACTTTCCAATCATGATGGTACTATTTAAACTTTTGTATACAAAGATACCTATCTTCTTACTTCTTACTTTATGTATTACAATGACACTACTTTTTTCTATAATATCGTATCATTTAATTGAAAAGAAATGTATCAACTGGGCAAAACAAAGAACAACTAATTTTCGAAAAAAAGTGTAATGCTTGAGGGAATCTTCTTTCTTTAGTAAATATACGTATATTACCGGTTCCTAAGTGTATTAGGAATCGGTCAATTATAGATTCTATATAAACATACTAAAATTGAATGAATTTTTAATTTTATATATAACTTCAAAAATCCTCTTACTAAAGAGAATCTTCGTAACGTTTATCCAAACATAGCTGAAAATACAATTAGTAAAACGCTAGTTTCCTAGTAGCCGCTTGGTCATATAAAGCTAGTTTCAAGAGTACAGGTTTAATTCTATATTAATAATTATTAGGGGTAACAATACATCGATATCTATATCTAGAATGTTATATAAAACTATTGAATATTTTATTCGTAAAAACTGAGGTGTAAAATGAACTTTATTTCCGAACTACTTGTTAACGTTGCAATTCCTACAATACAACTCACATTTTTGTTACTACTCATATTTGTTTTCAGCTACTTTGTAGTATACAAAAAGGTGTGTAAAGGTGGGGGGGAATTTACCGTACAACAAATTATATTGTTTATATTAATAATAGGATATTATTCCCTTGCATTATCAGCTACTTCATTTGGTCGTCCAGATGATATAACTTTTGCAAGAACAATTGACTTTGATGTACTTAGTGTTTATAAAAAAGCATGGAATACCTTTTCATTTTCTTCTTTTTTCCATATCATTGTGAATATAGGTATGCTTTTTCCGTTAGGAATTTTATTACCTTTAGTTAGTAATGTTTTTCAAAAAACAAAATGGATGTTAATCAGCTCAATTATAGCAAGTTTATTGATTGAAACCCTTGAATTTACAATGCAACGTGGAAGTATGGAACTAGCCGATTTACTTCATAATACTTTAGGAATGATGCTAGGATATTCTATGGTAAATATAGTTCTTATATTGTTGAAGAAAAAAGAAACGGATATACAAATGATCAAATATTTATTTCTTCCGATTACAGTAAGTTTTGTTGCACTTGGAATAATGATTTCGTATCAAATGAAGGAATTTGGGAATACGCCTTTAGATCCCATTACAAAAATAGACATGACTGATGTCACTATAAAAACATCAATAGAGTTAAAAGACGAAGGTAAAAAAATGCCTGTTTACAAAGAGGAAATTCCAAACATGTCTGATGACAATGAGCCAGTTACAAAAAAATTACATATTCGAGATGTTGAAATTCTGTCTCCTAAAGAAGCATTTCAAAAACTAAAACAAGGAGACTTTGATCCTATAATATCTTTCAAAGCAGGTGATACATTAGTCATTACAGATTATAATATAGATTACCACGCTGATTCGAAAGGTTTTTCTCAACCTATATATGTTTTTCAAGTACGCTTAAATGATAATGACAAAGATAGTTGGTCTCAACCTATTTCTGCGAGAAAATAACATAGATTTTCATGTTTTTGTTCATGTGAAATAGTTCACTCCAGTTGTCGTGCTCATTTAAAAAATCTCCTATGGAATTTTATTGGAATTGAAAAACATTTTAGGAGAACAATTACATTGTGGGCTATTGTATAGTGTAGATATGAATAACAAAAAAGGGGGACTTATATATGTGGAAGCGATTTGTAGCGATTGGTGATAGTTTTACAGAGGGGATAGGGGATGAAGTTGAGGGAATAGCATTAAAAAGCTGGGTAGATCATTTTGTTCAACTGTGTATAAGCGATATAGAATATGCTAATTTTGCAAAGCGTGGGTTAGTAACTAAAGAAATTCGCTCACAGCAATTGGAAAAGGCAGTAACTTTTAATCCAGATTTGGTTAGTCTAATTGCAGGTGCAAACGATGTTTTAAAAGGACGTTGGAATCATGAAGCATATAAGAACGATATGGAATTTATGATAGATACATTAAGTAAAACAGATGCTGATATTATGATAGCAAACCTTCCAGATTTTACAGTTCGGCTTCCTTTTTCTTCTGAAAAAAAACAAGTATTAAAAGAGCAATTATTAGAGGCAAATGAAGTTATACTTTCACTGAGTAGAGAGTATAAGCTTCATCATGTTGACTTTTGGAATCATCATTTAGTTAATGACAATACGCTTTGGTCTACAGATTTAATTCATCCAAACTCAAAAGGATATGTAAAAGTTGCTGAATTAATTTTTAGTAGTTTGCCTGTACAGAAGACAGAATAATAGTTCGCAATTTAAAAAATATGATATTAATTGTATTAAGCGATGTTTTTTAGTAAGCGGAGAGAACTAAAAACTTAGCAAACAAACCGTATCTATGATATATTTCTACAGTAGTGTACAAATGCAGAATCACAAATAAAGATCACCTACGAAAATAGGTGGTCTTTAAACATTTTTTTGAATTGCTTCCGTAACATTAAATGGTCAATTTTTTGTAAAACACCTAAAAAAAACGTCACAGTACTCTGACGGAAAAATGGGGAATTTTTAATCTATTACTATTATTATTTATTCGTAACTTTTAAAGTATTTAACACTATTTTGGTTGCTTCTGCAATAAGTTTATCATCATATGTAGCATCCTCTTTATCATGATTAGAAAGTGTTGCAAGAATAATTGGCTTTTTATTTGGTGGCCAAATAATTGCAATATCATTCCTTGTTCCGTATGATCCTGCACCTGTTTTATCAGCTACTGCCCATCCTTTTGGTACGCCCGCACGAATCAAGTTATCTCCAGTTGTATTTCTCTTCATCCAATCTACAAATAGTTCACGTTTCTCAGGTGGAAGTACAGTTCCTAATGTAAAAGATTGAAGCGTCTTAGCAATCGCTTCTGGAGTACTGGTATCATGTGTTTCTCCTGGATTCACTTCATTTAATTCAGGTTCAAATCGTGCTGAATTAGTAACTGTATCACCAATTTCTCTCAATATTTTTTCAAGCTCGGAAGGACCACCTAATTGTTTAAGAATCAAATTATGTGACGTACTGTCACTATATCGAACAGAAGCATCAGCAAGTTCTTTTAAGAACATGGTGTTTTGTTAAGAAAACACCATGAAATGCAAATAACAACTATACAGAAAGCTAGTTCCCTATAGTATAGTGCATATGAAAAATCCCTCTTTACTATCTCCCACAAAAGAATCATGGCTGTAAACTGTATAAACTGTATTTTCAGAAATATTTCAAGCGTGTAAGAAAAATGAAAGGTAATTCAATATGAGAAAAACAACCTTACTACTACAATGAAAAACAGAAACAATCATAAAAATTATGAGATACGATATCAAGTTATTTTCGTGCTTATAACATTTGGCCATGTAGTCCAGTTTAAATAAGGAAATTCGAAACAGACCATTAATGAGTGGTACATTACTCGTATTTTAAAAAAGTCAAAATGTAGGCAGGCATCTTCTATCAAATCTCATTCTTAGTGTGTAAATTTGGAGGGAATTTTTCATATGAAAATAGTAAAAGTAAAAGATCTTAGTAAAGAATACAAAGGGAAGGTTTCACATACAGCACTTTCAAATATTAATTTAACAATTACAGAGGGGGAATTTGTTGGGATTATGGGCCCTTCGGGTAGTGGGAAAACAACCTTATTGAATATGATTTCTACTATTGACTCGCCAACTTCAGGAAGTGTATCCATTCATAATAAAAATCCGTATCAACTTTCACCCAATGATTTGGCCTTATTTCGCAGACAGGAATTAGGATTCGTCTTTCAATCCTTTAATCTGCTGCATACATTAACAGTAAAAGAGAATATGGTTCTTCCGCTCGTATTAGATGGCATGAATGTGAAAAGAATAAATAAACGAGTAGAATCTATTTCGAATAAATTAGGAATCAACGAAATCTTAAATAAACGAACATATGAAATATCAGGAGGGCAAGCTCAGCGAACAGCGATTGCCCGTGCACTCATTCACTCTCCTAAATTGGTTCTTGCGGATGAGCCGACAGGAAACTTAGATTCTAAAGCCTCTCAAGACGTAATGGAGATATTAACACTATTAAATAAAGAAGAAAAGGCGACAATGATGTTAGTAACGCACGATCCAGTTGCTGCAAGTTACTGTGACCGCATTATTTTTATTAAAGATGGACAGTTATACAATGAAGTTTGCTACAATGATGATCGCCCATTATTTTATAAACATATTATGGATAGTCTTTCTATGTTAGGAGGGGAATAAACATGACTTTTCGACAGCTCGCATTCAATAATGTTTTACGGAATAAACGAATATATCTTGGTCATTTTTTTAGTAGTACATTTGCGGTAATGATTTTCTTTACTTATGGGCTACTTGTCTTTCATCCGAATCTACAAGGTGAACTGACTCATGCAAGTACCATAATGAATACATTTGGGAAAATAGGATTTCAATTATCGTATTACTTAATCTTTGTTTTCTCTTTCTTATTTATTTTCTATTCTGTTAGCGCATTTTTAAAACATAGAAAAAAAGAGTTTGGATTATTAATGTTACATGGAATGTCTCATCAACAGCTTCATCGATTAATTTTTTTCGAAAACATGTTGATTGGAATCCCTTCTATACTAGCAGGCATTGGGATTGGGATGATTTTTTCTAAATTATTTTTACTAATTAGTGGGTCTTTATTGGGAATAGAGAATACGTTAGCATTTTACTTTCCATTAAAGTCTATGGGAGTAACAGCTATTTCCTTTTTTGTTTTATTCCTACTCATTTCATTATTTACATCAAAAATGGTGAAAATGAATGAACTTGTAGAACTCATAAAATCAGAGGAAAAACCAAAACCTGAGCCGAAAGCGTCCGTTTGGATATCCTTGTTGGCAATAATCTTAATTGGAGCAGGTTACTCCGCCGTCCACTACTGTATCGTCGCGGTCGATTTCATGAGTTTAAAACAATTACTTCTACTCGTAGGAGTAGGTGTCTTATTAATTGTATGTGGAACCTATTTTTTCTTTACTCAATTGTGTGTATATGTGATATACACTTTAAAAAATAGAGAAACTACATTCTTTAAAAGAACCAATCTCCTTGTTATTTCAGAATTAGCGTTCAGAATGAAAGATAATGCGAGAACGTTCTTTATCGTTACAATTATATCGGCTGTATCTTTTACAGCAATTGGAGTTTGTACGGCAATCGCAAATCCTGAATTGGCAAAAAGTGCGACCCCATATGCATTTACCTATCAATCGGATAAGGGAAATACACAAGAAAAATCCCATATTGAAGAGATAAAGAAACAATTAAAAGAATCTGGATTTTCTTATAAACTTGTAGCAACAAAATTTAAAAGGGCACAAAACGGGGCGATGTTAATTAATCTTTCTACGTATAATGAATACGCTAAAAAATTAGGGTATGAAATAGAAAAATTAACAAATGAAACTGAAAGTATCGCTATACTACCAAAGAAAAATTACACAAGTGCAGAGGATCGAAAAACATTGGAATTAAAACATGGTGAACTAGAAGTACCACTTTCTGTTCAAAAAACAATTTATATCCCAGAATTCGCCGAGATTGAAAAACCTTTTATTGTCTCTGATGCCGTTTACAGTAAAGTTCTAAATATACAACACGAAGGCGTACTCCGAGATTACACCATATACGGTTTTATCATAAAAAAATGGCCTGAAACAAGTGCAATTTCTACAAAACTTATGAAGTCCATTGGTACGAGTCAAGATGATTTTTATATCTTTTCATCTTTGTATTTAAAATGGCTTGAACTGAAACAACAAAATGGATTACTTTCTATTTCAAGTGTATTGGTGGGGATTGTATTTTTCGTATTTACGCTAAGTTTTTTATATTTCCGTCTATTTACTGATTTAGAACGTGATAAAGAGCAGTATCAAATGATTTCAAAATTAGGTTTAAGCCATAGTGAGTTAAAGAAAATAGTGACAAGACAAATGATGTTACTATTTTTCTTACCGATTGTAGTGGCTATGGCCCACAGCAGTTTTGCATTTCTAACTTTTCATCAATTAGGACAAACAGTAAGTAGGGAAATATCCGTAATTCAAAGTTCAATTGTTGTATTAATAAGCTTTATTTGTATGCAAATTATTTACTTCCTTATTATTAGAAATCACTATTTAAAACGCATATGTACAAAAATATATTTATAAAAAAGTAAACAAAAAATTCAAGGTGCATACTCAATCACTAATTATGGTTGGCTATGCACCTTTAGAATGTTAAAAATATACTAAGGTTAATATGTATTTGTTCCGATTTATTTTGATATTTTTGGCTTAATCATTTGTCAGTGGCTCAAAAAAAGGAATCATGGTCGTATCCCTTTTAGATAGCCTTAATAGGTATAAAATTTATAAATTTTTTTAGTTAATCTGTAAAATGGATAATATATTTAATGAAGCGCCCTGTAAACAGGGCGCTTTTTCAATTATATCCTACTCATCTAATTGGAGAGTCAACATGCTATTTTAAGTAAAGAAAAAAGATGGAAACCATCTCTATTAAGTTTATTAATTAAGAAACAATAAATATACGCTTTATTGGATACTTGTTGCATTTGAGGGGGGATGTAAGATATCATCTTTTTTAAATAAGTAAAATATAAAACACTAAACGAACTTTAAAAATTACACCTAAATTAAAGGAGAGTACGAAATGAATACAATCATGATTGTAGAAGATGATATGAAAATCGCTGAATTACTGGGAACTCATATAAAAAATATGGATACCAAAGTGTTATTATAGAGGATTTTGAAAATATCTTAGAAATATTTCAAGAGATAAAACCAGATTTAGTGCTATTAGATGTAAATTTACCTAATTTTGACGGTTATTATTGGTGTCGTCAAATTCGAGCTATTTCTACTTGTCCAATTGTATTTCTATCTGCAAGGAGTGGAGAGATGGATCAAGTTATGGCTTTAGAAAATGGTGGTGATGACTACATTACAAAACCTTTTTATTATGAAGTTGTAATGTCTAAAATCCGTAGTCAACTCAGAAGAGCATACGGTGAATATGCTCCTAAAGTAAAAGAACGAATAGTTGAGCAATCAGGATTATTCCTGTTCCCAGAAAGAATGGAACTTCAACTAGATGATAAGACAATTTTACTTACTAGAAAAGAAACAACTTTATTGGAAATATTGATAACAAAGTCTCCGCTCCTTGTAAAACGTGAAGTGATTTTAGAGCAACTATGGGATAGTTCATATATAGACGAGAATACATTGAGTGTAAATATAGGGAGAATTAGAAGGAAGTTGCAAGATTTAGGTATTGAAAACGCACTAGAGACAGTTCGTGGTGCTGGATATCGTTTGCATGCCACTTGGGAGAAGGAAGGAAAGGAATAATGAAATTATTTTTACAAGAACATATTCCACTCATTTGTTATACATTTGCCCAATTGCTTATCATCCTTTTTATATATTGGTTTGATGGGTATCCACATATTTTGACAGCATTATATTCTGTATTTTTGGGTATTTTTTTATTAATAGGTTATCTAATATATCGTTATTATAGTCATCGCTCATTCTACAAGCGTCTATCAACACCAATGGAAACTTTAAATGAGTCAATAAAAGATAGTGATTTGACTCCATTATCAATGGCCTTAGATAAATTACTACAAACTCAATATCAATATTATCAAAACCAATTAAAAAAATGGGAACGAAAACAACAAGAACAAACAACATTTATGAATCAATGGGTTCATCAAATGAAAACACCTCTTTCTGTTATTGAGTTAATTACACAAGATGCAGATGACTCAAGATTTGACAGTATTAATGAAGAAGCGGAAAGAATCAAAAAAGGATTAGAAATGGTCTTATATGTTGCTCGTTTAGAAACATTTGAACAGGATTTTCATGTAGAAAGATTGAAATTATTGGGAATGATTGATTCTGTTATTCATGAAAATAAACGTCTGTTTATACGTAGTTATGTGTATCCAAAAGTAAAAGTAGATCCGAGTCTTATTGTAGAAACAGATAAGAAATGGTTTCGATTTATACTCAATCAAGTATTGTCAAATGCAATTAAATATTCATCAAGTAAGAAAGAGAAAGTAATAGTATCGGCGTATTCAAAAGGACGAGCAATTATTTTGGAAGTAAGAGATTATGGAGTGGGCATTCCTACTGCTGATGTACCACGTGTTTTTAATCCATTTTATACTGGAGAAAATGGTAGGAAATTCAAAGAGTCTACGGGAATGGGATTATATCTTGTTAAAGAAGTATGTAAAAAATTAAATCATAAGATTGAGATAGAATCTGAGGTAGGTAAGGGAACAAAAGTTAGAATCGTATTCCCATATGCCTCTCGTTAACCGATGAAAGGTAGACTTTTCATCGGTTTTTTCTTTTGAATCTTACAAACTTGTTAGATAAATGTTAGGGAAATCGATATGAGACATACTATATATAGGTTACACTTCATGTATCGAAAAGAGAAATGGAAGGTGAAATACTTGTGGAGATACTACATGTTTCAGATTTAGGGAAAGTTTATTCTGGGGAAATTTCTTATACAGCATTATCCCATATTGATTTAAAAATAAACAAAGGTGAATTTGTAGGAATTATGGGACCATCTGGGAGTGGTAAAACAACGCTATTAAATATGGTGTCTACTATAGATGCTCCAACATCAGGAGAAGTATTAATTCATGGAGAAAATCCATATCTGTTATCTCCAGATCAGTTGTCTTTATTTCGAAGACGTGAATTAGGGTTTGTTTTTCAATCATTTAATCTCCTTAATACACTGACAGTGAAAGAAAATATTGTTCTTCCACTTACGCTTGATGGTGTAAGCCCTAGAGAAATGGAAGGGAAAGTGGAAGCTATTGCTGAAAAACTAGGGATAACTGAAATATTAGATAAACGTACGTATGAAATTTCTGGCGGGCAAGCACAAAGAACAGCAATCGCACGAGCTACTATTCATAATCCGAAATTATTACTTGCGGATGAGCCTACAGGAAATCTGGATTCAAAATCTGCTAGTGATGTGATGGGATTATTGACAAAGCTTAATAAAGAAAATAGCACAACGATGATGTTAGTGACACATGATGCAATGGCTGCAAGTTATTGTGATCGCATTGTGTTTATCAAAGATGGACAGTTATACAATGAGATTTATTGTGGAGATAATCGCAAAGTATTCTATCAAAAGATTCTAGAGGTTTTAGCATTATTAGGAGGAAATGCAAATGACTTTTCGACAGTTCGCATTTAATAACGTCATTCGAAGTAAACGAACATATTTGGCTCATTTTTTAAGTAGTACGTTTGCTATTATGATTTTCTTTACTTATGCATTACTTGCATTTCATCCTAATTTACAAGGCGATCTTGCTGCCAGTGTAACAATCAATACATTTGCAAAGTCAGGATTACAGATATCGCAGGGGTTAATATTTTTCTTCTCATTCTTCTTTATCCTATATTCTGTAAGTGCATTTTTAAAAACAAGAAAAAAAGATTTTGGAATTCTAATGCTACATGGGATGTCACCTTCACAGTTGAATAAATTAATATTTATTGAAAATACAATAATTGGAATCGCTTCTATTTTAACAGGAATTACAATTGGAATGGCGTTCTCTAAGTTTATCTTAATTATGAGCAACAATCTGCTAATGATTGATAAAGGACTCCCATTTTACATGCCCTTTAAAGCTATTGGAATAACATTTGGAGCTTTCTTCTTATTATTTTTATTTATTTCACTTTTCACTTCTCGACTAGTAAATGTAGAGCAATTAGTAGAATTAATAAAAGCAGAAGAAAAGCCAAAGCCTGAACCCAAAGCATCCTTTTGGCTGTCTTTATTCGCACTTATTTGTATTGGATTAGGATATACGGGTGTATTCCATAGTGTAAATGCAATTCAATATAAGGATATGAAATATGTATTATTCATGATGGCGACAGGGGTGAGCTTTGTTGTACTTGGAACGTACTTCTTATTTACACAGCTCAGTGTATATGTGTTACGTGCATTAAAGAAAAGGGAAAATATTTTCTTTAAGAAAACAAACATACTCACCATCTCAGATTTAGTGTATCAATTAAAAGATAATGCAAAAATGTTTTTTATGGTCACTATTATATCTGCCGTTGCCTTCACTGCAGTTGGAACTTGTATGGGATTAGGTAACTCATCTATGGCTGAATCGAATAGTCCCTTTGCATTTTCTTATCAGTCCTATAATAATAATCCTTTAGAAAAAGAGCATCTAAAAAAAATAGAAAGCCAACTCAATAATGGTGGGTTTAAATTCAAACAAGTAGCTTATTCAATAAAACAAATTCCAGATACCCTTTATAACAGTAATGTATTATTAAGCGTTATAAAAATAAGTGATTATAATAAGTTAGCTGAGGCATTTGGTTTTGAAAAAGAAAGCTTAAAAAATGAAAATGATAGTATTGTCATACCTGCAAGAAAATTCGCTAATACAAAATCGAATCAAAATAACTTTCGATTGTCGCATAGAAATATAAAAATAGATATGCATGTAAATAAAACACTAACGCCAAAAGAACTACAAGATACAAACATAACGACAATTATTATACCAGACGCAGTATATAATCAAATGATAGTGGATCCAGAGAATTACCGTGGTGAATCCACCATTAATGGTTTTATTGTGAAGGATTGGGAGAACACGAAAAAAGTTGCTGAAAAAATCGTGACTACTCTTCAGAAAGATAATGAAGGTATACATGAGCCTGTATTATACAACGAACAATATAAATTTTCTTCTTTAATATCTACATGGATAGTGATGAAACAAGGTTTTGGACTTGCATCCATCATGAGTGTATTAATAGGCATTGTTTTCTTTACGTTTGCTGCAAGCTTTTTATATTTCCGATTATATACAGACTTAGAACGAAATCAGCAGCAATATAAAATGATAGCAAAAGTTGGTTTAAGTAAACCTGAATTAAAGAAAATTGTGTCACGTCAACTTGCATTGTTATTCTTTTTACCAATTGCAATAGCGATTACACATAGTACAGTTGCTTTTATGGCCTTACAAAAGTTAGCTAATTTTTCAGTCTTGGGTAGTTCCGTTATGGTATTAATTTGTTTCTTAGTTTTGCAAATTATATACTTTTACTTTGTTCGATCTCAATACTTGAAAAAAATGTATAAAACGATTTTTTAATTTAAATATAATTAAAAGAAGGAGAATATAGATTGAAAAAAAGAATTGGATTATTAATAGTAGCTAGTATTTCGATTACCATGTTAGGAGCATGTTCATTATTTGGTACAAAAGACTCTCCAGCAAATGGGCTTTCAATAGAGGTAGAGCAGTTAAATGAACAAACAAGAAATTCTATAATTGACTCATACAAAGATATAACAACCTCACAAGACCTATATCAATTAAAAGAAGGGACTATAGATAATAATAAGCTTGACATAAAGCTACCGACTAAATTTGGGGATTCTATGGATACTGCTACTAGTAATTTACTATTTATTAGTAGAACAACTGCTGAAAAAATGAATAAAAAGGGACTTATTCGTGAAAGGGATAATAACGAGGGGCTCCTATCTTCAGTCCCTCTTGATTCGTTACCAAAAATAGAAAAAGATGAAACTATCATATTTGCAAATAAAGAATATAAAGACTTGAAAGAACTAACATTTGATGAGAAAAAAATGAATGTTCAATATAAAGGGGATGTATGGCTATCTCCATATCGTGGTGGATCCAACGTAATCCTATTAATTGTAGATGATACATTATTTAAAGAAATAAATGGGAAAGAAAAAACTAGACAGATTCTATCTTTTAATAAATCTTTTGGAAATCATAATTTACTCAATCAAGGG
Encoded here:
- a CDS encoding lipoprotein BA_5634 family protein, coding for MKKRIGLLIVASISITMLGACSLFGTKDSPANGLSIEVEQLNEQTRNSIIDSYKDITTSQDLYQLKEGTIDNNKLDIKLPTKFGDSMDTATSNLLFISRTTAEKMNKKGLIRERDNNEGLLSSVPLDSLPKIEKDETIIFANKEYKDLKELTFDEKKMNVQYKGDVWLSPYRGGSNVILLIVDDTLFKEINGKEKTRQILSFNKSFGNHNLLNQGKAPELSKEIDKVNTALGTEGKGAVEFVNITEK